The segment TAGCACTACCctttaaaactgataaagtgAAGCATGTAGCGAAAATCTTCAAGAAAGTGATGTCATAGTCTTTTGTTTCTTCATCGaacttattttgtatttaacaaTCTCTGAGCCAATAGAAGGATCTCtgtatataaagtattatagAACATAAAAGTCTTGCTTTTcttattccaattttttggataatgaattcccaaaattataaatgaattgagTACAGACACacttaagttttattttgtcaaaaagttcaaattctTTCGTATTTAAGTGATtagttattattgatttaagtAAGCCTATAAAATGCATATGGATGtaccatatttggaattaacttcatttatattaattcaaatatgaatatggatttttttgcgCTAAAAAAACTGATACTGATTAATAATTTGAACCATAAAGAATGAGTAttctctaaataaaatatattgtatacctATGTCAAATGAAGAAAAGTGTAACtactatgtattatttaatacaattaaatagaatatatataatattaatttatggaaGTCCAGTGTCcactaataaaaaatcataaccagtgtatttatttcaaagacggagacagatacaggctttagacataaataaaagttgttcagaatacCAAGTTACGTTCCTAGAGCCatatttaattctgatcagaccagattcctgggctctagagggaaagtttgtttttttggcgaataagttgattttttttttcataaatcaagaTCGATTCCAAGTATctctgaagttttttttaaaggtattatttgttgattcgaaaatgcacaaaATAAACGAATTAAAAAGGGGAATTGGGAATAGGATTAGCAATTttttcttagtatgtatcttcattacaGTTAAAGGAGAAACAAATTTCTAACTACCCTTAGGGATAGAACTTTGAACGTAGTCTATCGACAAGTTTGACTAAATTCTAGAGTTATTTAaagagtaatattttaattaaaatgtttaatacagGTGCATCCTAGTAAAATGTAAAAGTTAATTAGTCGAAATTTATCTcctaaataagtttttaaacatTGAGACTAGTTCATCTAAACGTTTGCAAGCCGGGTAAAAAGTAACCCGCTAGAgtgactattttattaaaattttcaaagaaatcaacatttttacataaatttgccattcaatcaataaaatgacCACACGTTCAAAGCGTTTCCGGAAACATTCTACGACTTTCTTGACCGTCTCACTTGGTAAAGTCCCGGAATACTCTTCTTATCCAAAATCTCAGGGATCTTGTGGTGCTGATTGAACCTTTATTGGAAACTCGTTCAACATTGCCTTAGTCAAAATAGTATAAAGGGTTCATTTCCGTTAAGTTAGGAGGTCAAAAACTCGGCAGACATAGATAATATTCAGGGTACTACATCTTGCTGCCATATCCAAGGTCGGTCTTTCATGATGCTGCAGATCCAGAGAAAGACTTTGGTGGGCAGAATACTGACCcagaggcgtctgcagggggctgtaaataaaatgatttttgctatatattttcttcttcaggattaaatattttaaagtaatattgtgtttttttttgtagaaaaaatcctaaaaaaaattatttttatatatgtctcttctttaaaaagcccttccccaaaaaaagaagataagtCCTGCCAACACTCCTGTCTAGATAGTATAATATTCGTGTATGTTACAATTAAAGGCCATTATTTTCTCCAATCCTAGCTAGTAGttaaggaaataaaatgatagttagCTAGGACCGCAGGAGTGACTAATCGGTCCAATGTACTGTTGAGTGGTAAAAAAATTGGACACATAAAGAAAAGACTAATTAGGAAATCAGTCTtgggaccgatccaacactaacaACAGATAAGAGCAACATTTTTACTATAATGGAGTTGTTGATCTTTCCGGACTGAAACATTGTTGATTCAAATAAAGaatcaaatatgaatttaaatgccTCTGAGGGATTTAGAGCTTTTTACTCCAATCAAAATAAACCCTTCGAtaagctcatttttttaaataaaaagaagaaaaaaccataaaaatttgttttgattcTTAGCAGTGATCGACTcaatcattctaaaaaaattgtgttcttGATTCCCAAGagatttattgacttttttatgtGTTATATCTTTCGCATATGCTTGTATTTATACACAGAGATTCAATTAATATGGAACCCATgtctgtttttaaaaaaaataaaccgaaaattaacatggtcaccctgacgatttgaaaaatatttgagaagaGAGACATCATAAAACTATGACATGAAGGAAAAAtacacaaaccccactccgtattctaggaatgatataggcaggaattacagaGATGTTAATCCTGAAtgctactccgagtccaacaaggacttgcacttATAACTCTATAACAAATCCTCAAACTTACTCTTCGTCTTCCATGCagtagtgattattttatacttgatctctcttcaagaataatgataacagctttgataaataaaaaagatattttcaggtagcaattacaatcttcaaatttcatattttttaaacctctCCCATACAGTATTTTCATGATTGTgaaattggattaaaaaattaatagattttggGATTCCTATTAATTAGACTAAATATATCAatctttcaattatattgttcaaaagactattttagaaagaaaaagtttgagGCTCAAGGaacatgaaaatttaattttttcaagaacaagcTTCAACTACAAGAGCTCTGAACTATCCAAACAAGCTAACAGAATACTTGATAATTAGGTTTGtttcttaaatatttgaaaactcatttaatactcataaaattttgaaaaataccatAGCTTAATATTATCTGGGTGAGAACTTGTTGAATGCTTTAGTCCTTGGACATTTAATAGAGTATCTTTCCCCAATTCAACCTACTTCAACGGAGGTGAAACGATGTTTATCAagtcttcgattttttttcaacaaggcTTCCCAATCAATTAGGAGACTAAACTATGCAGGAATTTGTTTTTGGTTTAAGCTAAcaaactgaaatatatataaatatacataatcgataatttttaaaagcGTAATCGGACGATAAGTCCCGAgaattataaaaagatagatAATATTTAACTCTAAtagaaatcatattttctttcgccaataacaaattttaaatatgaactatGTAAGAACCtagcttttattttaaataagaatgaaTAACTCTTGATCATTTACATAACCGATGATACAAATCCTGTGAATGATTTGTTTAAGGAACAtaacattgaaaattaattattaacgaTAAATTCAATtcctgaatgataataattgTACAAGATTATTAGTATTAATCATATTCTTAAATAGACAAGTTTAAGAATCCATTTGATCTTCTTCCTCTTCGTCAGATGTCTCCCAATTTTCTGGATTATCAATTGCACTTTCAACATCGTTAACTTCTTCTTTATCCTCTTCAGGCTCAGGGCCAAGCTCACTTAATAACTCATCAATATGTTCCATCATTTGAAGATCTGGAGTAGGATTCGAACTATGCACTACCTTtgctttgtttaaataataccGCGCATTGCTCTTATAATCCTCATCATTTGTAGAGCGTAGTTGATAGGTCCAACCTAAAAGATACCATGTATCCACTACCGTATCATCCTCTTCCACCATTCCATCACATATTCTAGTAGCAGAGTCAAAATCCTCTAGTTCCAAGCATAACTTCACTGCTGCTATACGAGACTCATATGGTACAGCACACACTTCCACAGGATCAACAGATCCTGCTTCCTGATTATTTGATATTACGTTTTCGTAGGCTGGAAGCCACAATGCTAAACTCGCTGACATAGCAGTTCGAGCTTCCTGAAAAGATggtcaaaatattgattattatagataacttacatatttaaaatacacctaaaatgaatgaattttataaaataagataaataataattatacagtaGGGTATTGGTTCCCAACTGGGGCTCTTTGGAACCTTTGTGCTCAACGGTGCATCTttaagggtttaaaaaaaacattaggtttataatattgaaaataaatgttgcAGGGCTTTAGATTGatgaaaagtttgggaaacactGCATTAGGGATTCGTCTGCcgataattgatatttttctacaattttccCGTTAGCTactattagtaaataaaaattacatttgatagatgtgatcaataattatattttcaaaaaataaatgtttgatatGATCTCTAAGGCCATATGAATAATAGCAACAAAGAGTCGACTTGCCAgtaattatatcttcaattttttataagttaatcCGATTTGAAATTGTACCTAGTCAAGTTTAAGCGAGTTGTGGTACAATAATCATAAGAATATGagctaaaatatcaattttatccaatatttccACAATTTATTCATGACTAcgtcaattttttctttgtatctcgaaattggagacagcgatagcggatatttggaatttaattataGGAGAGGGATCTAAACTTTTTCGAGACATTTGGACAATTAGCACTTAGAAAAATCATACAAAGTAAATGGAAGGACTCATCATTTGGAGGAGTTTGTGAGTTTGAGTCTTATGGAGTTCAGACTCAATTGTGGACTAAGGGATGAGGAAGGAAGAGATCCCATCTCCTTTAGTAAAGCACtatgactttttcttgtatctccATTAGCAATTACAGGATGAACGTAATAGGTATCGTGGAGATTCTATGTCATCAAACAGAGAGTGACTATgcacataaatagaaatatacaataCCAACTCCAATGATTGTTTAGCCCAACGTGAAAATttattcgagcaattgtgaTCGATTAAGTAGAGATCCATCTCCTACTCCCAATAGTACAATCTTTGCTCTGTAATGTGTCGCTTCTTTACACTTAGCGAAGTCATTTCATAAGTATTAAAAGGTAGcgataattgaatataaactaTTCACTGTTGTTGTCATCGAATTCGAGGTAGAAAGTATAGCGTACAATGTACCCCACTATTAGGGCCTATCTTacacatttttagtttttgtgtagAATACATACATCAAACTCCTGTTTTATAAGATGAAATCTGGCTTTCATTTGCAGGGCTTCTGGATTTTCCCCATCTGCATCTACTGAACTCTTAATCGCCTTTACACATTCTTTTTCAGCATTGGGATCGTCGCAAAGATCCGTAGTATAGAGTTCAGCAATGGAAACGTACGCATTAGATAAAGCTCTGATATTTTCAGAGTCCGGCTTTAGTCGGGTCAGTACATCAATTCCTTTTGAATAAATGTCCAGAGACTCCTTCCCAGAAGAGAGTTGCGCAAGAGTGAAGTACTTTTCATAGCCAACCTCGGGTTGAATGGCAATGGCCTTGTTCAAGAACTCTCCTGCCTTTTCAACTTCACCTCCCTGGAAGAAAAGAAAGAttcaatcaatataaataaataattattaaataaccgAAACCACCTCCAAGAGTAGAAATGCAGATAGTTCCAAGACCTTGGGGTGATCATTATTTATAGCTAGTGCCTTTTGAAGACATCCTTGAGCCTCAAAATAATCATATCTGTTAATAGACTCGGATGCACTCTCCACAAAAGAGTCAACATTGCCTTGAATTTCCCGTTCTATAACCTTTTTCTCCAACTTATTTCTCAAACGAGTTCTCGTTCTGTCAAGGCGACCCATTTTGAGTCCGTctgaattacttttataattattaattagtatatttctTAAACAATTCCTTGAACACGTGCAAAAGattgttattgtttaaaatactaatattttttactcttgGTGACGTCATGACAGGTTacgaagaatataaatgttcCGTTTTTTAATCTTACTAAGGAGCAGTTTCACTCGATCAATATAGTTAATGTCGGACATTTTATAGACCTAAACAAGCAAGCTATATaacaggaatattttttaattaataatgaggGGAATAGTCAATCAAGTAAAAGGATTTAAACCTCACTGTcttatgaaaaaagtattccTCTATTGTATAGTTTTATTGTACATCAGACcctaaaatgcattaaaaatatgttattatatcgttatataatcttatttccatattgtagataaaaattaacaactctaatggaaagaataagatattttatctctaattatcctaattTTCTCGTTcccaatggatcaaaaaaaaattatagatttaaccatttttagggatttttactaaatattactttatcattagcattaagtagtattcaatgcaagttTTAAGTCTTTTCTTAAAACTAAAGCCATCTGATGgagtattattgaaaatttgtgtatttgatgttgttaaaatatcaactttgaggcTCCAAAATGgcgtttccttcaattataatgcaatttatggcGTCCGTGAAAATGCAGAGCCAATgagttctaataatattttttaattttaacaatctAAAGATTAATTGTAATCTAATTTACACttgtaaatcttttaaaaaaatgtgtagaaggtaaaatttatttataaatatgtatatgattaaaaatacatccaaatactaatttatttctatttaattccTTAAAGCTCAGAGTTATTAAGCTACGGAtccaaagtttattttttaagctgGTCTACTGTCAATAATACCACATAAAAAATGTACGTCCATCAGTTTCCTCGTGAAATTTTccattctagtaaaaaaaataattataattagtagaaaatgaaaagaaatggtaaatgaaaatcatttttttttaaatattgtcattCGTACAGAGGCAGTCAAGCTCTTTTGATGTCTTCTCGGTATTGAACAGAAGGTGAACTATTGAACACTTTTTCTTCAGATTCAACCTTTATGGAGggtataataaattcaaattttactttaattatttttccaaggaCCTTCCAAACTTCACTATGCGAGTGAAGGAAGTGAACTccttgattaatttttggttagtattttttttttctattggcCCTTCCATTCGGGGATTTAGATCTGGAGAGTGAGATAACTTTTTAATAGCAACTTAGTAATAACATTATGTAAGGTATcgggaatatatatatatttattaataatttctgGGGAGAAGGTGCTTGttcttagatttttttgaaaaaaaaaaaaaaatgataaatatttttggaaattcttttagaaaattcaaagcttttcacaaaaaattaaatgttatgaaaaaaaaattcgaaaattaaattttaaatccaattttttccccaaaaatatttcaaatattaaatttttccgagaaaaatttcaaaaatccatagcttgtCAGACAAAAATTGTAATGTTAAATATTCTTGTAAGAATCAATATCCTTAATTAAGAGtgggactacagcccctccagtcctcCCTTGTGGACGGCCCCTGGATATAGGCTTTGCTAAACTATTTAGTTAGGAGTTCACAGCTTAATATGTCCCTCattgttgaaaaatgtattattttgtgtGTTCGGATCAAGATATACTCTCCTTAACATGgtcacactgacaatttgaagaagtttTGGGGGGATAACAGCAtcgctgtcatgacgtttcattgaatTAGTAGCAAGTATCTAGTATCAGAGAagctgaaataaacaaaaaccccATTCTGTATCTACCAATGATACAGGCAGGAATTACCCCGATGTCGAACCACAATTCTGCTCCACTTACACTTCAGCTACTACAAAAAGCTGGACCTCTTTTATTATAGTACTGTTTTTAGTGATGTATATCCTGTGTAATTTTAAGGTGGCCCCTTATTTTTGGAAagtggtaatctgaagaataaattttattatcctaagcttttgtcattattattttactcctgagtagtgaaattcctttcctaaatagattcgattatattcaaaacctgattgtaCATAAAAGCTcattgtgctcataaaagactaaGCCGAACCATGAGGATTGTTCCAGAGTTAATACTGTaaggccttgttggactcagagtagaataggtgatcgacatcggagtaattctagaaaatgtccttttttatttccttctccccctccttctttgtcacagctgattgtagctgatcttatgaaacgccatgacagctaagttgctctcctccgaaatattattcaaattgtcagggttaccaagttcattttcggtttctttttttgacatccTCAAGATACACACAAtgttcatcactaattattttcatctatggatacgacaataaatattatgtataaaggtaCTTGTCATTCGTTTTAGTCCTAAAAAAGGGCTACACTGTGATGATAAACTTTTCTCTTAGGTCTTCCATCattcatcaatattaatttgCAGTCCCAGGCCATTCAATATCGATAAATTCCTATCATTTTAGACTTAGTAACTTTgacgaatatattcaaataaactttatgTAGACATGCTCAACTTGTCAatgtttttaaacttatttggCTGGACTTCAATTATATTGTATGGTAATTTCTTCGTATTTGATGTAGGACTGTAATCACTGAGAAGAGGAGGTCTGAATCTCAACTTCTAGATTCAAGGTGTCTAGTTTTCAATTACCTATCTTGAgagttgaaatatatataaatatattaagacaTCTTCCTTTCTTTctggaataaatattatctaaagtccaaaaaaagtattttcaatttgtgACCAGAAGACATAATCCAGAGGGTTGAGATCTGGAATGTAGAAGGGGGTACATCAACTTGCTCCAAAAAGGTGCATTGTCCTCCAATAACTTTTGAGCCACTTTTAAGTTGTGGGGGTGGATACAAGAAATACTTTCGATCTGGGAGAGCGTGATGCACGTATATAATCAATTGCCCCTTCATGATCTTCTCGTAATTAGTCCAGGTCATGTCTTTTGGGAATTTTTCTTGGCTTGAAATTGTAAACGGTTGCCTTGTTTGTTCTCACCTGCCTGACATTTTCTAAATGAACAGTTCCCACATGGATAAATGTTTCAtgggtttcttcttttttttttacaaaatctgcAATCTTTGattcttttctgatgaaaaagtCTTCAATTTAGATCGACTATTGAACAGCCAAAATGGTAGGTGGGTCTCCCAAGATGTTCACAAAGTTCCTGCAGTCTTCAGAAATAAAAATCCGACTGCTATTATAGCTTTGGGCTTCATCAGCAGTGAAATCCATGTTATGGATCCTTATTTCTTTAATGTTAGCCTCTGAGTCCACCAAGATGATGACATAGATGTCCTAGAAACCATTCTTCTACCCTGGATGAAGACTGTGACTACTGGCAGGCCTAACACATTCCAGCATGGCACTACATCAACACACAAAGCCCAGAGAACAATTGAATGGTTGAAGATATTTTGGCTATCTGCGGTTTGGCCTCCAAATTCCCCAGATTTAAATCCAAGCGATTACTATCTTTAGGGAAGGTTGAAAGCCAATGCTTGCAGGACTCACCATAATAATATTACCTCTCTAAAGCGATCCATATCCTCAGCAGCCAGGAATCTTGATCCTGCAGAAGTAGGGCTTTCAGAGGTTGTATGGAAAAGTACTTGACAAAAATGGAGGACACATagaataaaagtgtttttgtcTACATCTCTATAGTAATAAGTTggtaaattttataagtaactttaaaaaaattacaataataaattgttaagtGTTATCCTCTGAGGACTATTTATCTGAAACAGTCAGTAATTTTACTGAAGTTTCAAGACAAATATTACGTATACTTTTCAACAGAAATAATGCAAAATTTTCAATGGTCTTCCAATacaacaaaatcatcaaaatgttattatcgacatttttttcatttttgtatatttatcatatttctattttaatctGGGTTATTGAGcaagaaataagaaatattgGGAACATCAAAGTAACTTTTAATGTGTGATCTCAAATTGAATTGAGTATAGTAGCAGACAAGATAGCTTTTATATCATCTTAGTAAATGCTTTGTATTCTTGATTTAAGGTATCTCTTAGCTGTGTTCAATAGAGTTTTGGTTAGTAACGCGTTAGttcctaatttattattgtaatagtCATATATGAAAATAGTTTGCTCCGTccctatataataaaaatagaaaccgaaaaacctaacaaattgaagaatgtttgggaaaagAACAGcatagctgtcataacgtttcattaaattagctgtgaacagctatgatataaagtaaataatctCAAGTCTCACTCTGTATCTatcaatgatataggcaggaactACTCTAATGTTGATCTTCATTCTACtacgagtccaacaaggacttacactcgAAGTATGCCCACACAGTGAAGTCCAATGGATTTAGATGGGGGCTTATGGGACCGGAAGGGGAGGGTTTCATGAATAAAGCTTTCCAGGATGTTGGGGGTATGAGCAGGTGCTCCATCCTTCTGAAGCAATATATTCCCCCCAGATAAGTTATCATTGATCCAAGGAATGTATCGGAATGGAATTGCCAAACTCTTATGCAAGGCGTTGCGGACTTCTTTTGCCCGATGTCGATCGCCTTTATGATGTCCTTGGATTCGACCTAAAGCTGGCGGCCGCCTCCAGTTTTTCTGTCAGGATTGTTACCAGAATCAACATGCTTTTTGAGTATGTACACCGTCGACCTTGTGATCCTAAGGTGCCTGGCAATTGCTGATGGTGTCAATCTTCCGTTGGTAAAAGCTATTACTTTTACATTATTGTCTCTCTCTCGCTGTCCCTTTTAATATAACAAGCTTGTTTTGCTTGTAATCAAAGTTTCAGCTGTCAGCTTTTAGCTGAAgtctcaattattattttatattcgatAAATTTATCCCATTATACGCAAATAAAAGTGTTGCAAATACTACCATAAAAACGAGAAGGACCGGTTCTAGaaacgatacattaaattggaACCGGACTGATAGAActacagtcttttttttttttttttttttttgaccaatccAGAATTAATATTCTGTGATCATTTCCAACAATAATCTCtacaagaaaattactttttcattgaCTAATATATAATAACGTATTAACATATATTACTTAATACAATATGTCATTACTTAAAATGTCTTAATCCGATCAAAAGACTCGAAACAATAAAGTCAAGTATGTAATTATCGGGACTGAGTTgagtaatttttaatgaaaaaaagtgggCGGGGTCGAAACATATGGTATAATTGAATGAAGACCCTTGTTAGTATCAGCTggttgttttatgatttttgggttaaaaaatgaattactgcttttAAAAGGAGAccctttaatatttaaaatagcatttgagcaggaaaactatgtatttaaattcatgtatatatttattttattacgcatttttaatacaatatacacCAAAGATATGAaataatgcatacttcagagggagaagttaactcCATGACAAGtgattaaattttgaacaaaaaagaagaaagagcacacgcatcaactgttcttccttttcaatttttatagataggttttttttttctttaaaaattactcaaatttagATATGTGATTGTATGATACACAAGTTGATGATATACACGACCAGCAAAGGCTATATATAAACGATAATTCGCTTTCAAGACGTGAGGGAGTTTTACCTATTTATCAGAATGTTTTAAATACTCAATTCGACAAGgagttaagttaaaaaaaagcttgtaaattatataatgcaaaagctttaaaacattttttatgtccAAAAACGTAAGTTGGAAAAGTTATGGGTAGAACCTGcattgattttgtattatttatacaaataataaactcCCTGTGAGCCATGTACTAAAATGTTTTGGAAGTATACGTGAGGAATAAATTAGGACTGTAAATTCAACGATGCAGAGTTAGAAACTACTTCATTATTGTTAATgtgtaaaaacaatattttctagtTTGATTCAGAGGATCCAactacatacaataaaataatcaatgattttaaaagaaaaggctAATACAGAAAAATTAGttgaaattagattttaaagAGTAGGactgtatattaatttacaaatattaaccTAATCACTATTCAATAAAAGAAACTCGTCGAATTGACTCTACCATTGTTCATCTCTTAATGAAGAATATcgaaaaataagtaaagtaatattattactttgCGCCCccgtcgttcctagagaaggaaatgtatatggacttcaaagaagattacAGAGGGAGTAATTGTAATTAGGGTTGCTTGTGTCCTTATATAGGACCACCTGGACGGTGGTCCAGTCTCACTTGTCGTTCCTTTAAGAATGTAAAATctatcccttgtgacgtcaatgagggtgtttttcctccttattattattcctttaaataatagaataaattatatgtaactaagtatcaatataatatgttcgtattataatgaaacaaataatttttttgccaagACATGTTCAGTAATCttcatacatatttcataattctTAATTGTCTTAATAAACcctcgattttttttatgaaagattcGAAGGAACTACGGTCTTAAAGACTGGTTTCAATGatcgacagtcctaaggaccgggcctaagactggactggatcgaATATATAAGGACTGGCAcgatattaaatttgtaatacaataatttttacttatacctaatcagtgcaactccatctggccaaggttaatagaaatacgcTTTATACTATAACGCTTTTCCTacaaatgtttgacttccaccacgcttttaaatAGTGACGTCAAGAGTATAACTTCTACCAAGTGTAGGAATATTTGTCTGCCTTGCCCAGCAGTCGCGCGGTACGgtacttcaaataaaaaaattatggcaagCCCAAatgggtttttttcattgatggtgtcaaaagtgtccaccctcacaaggttcattccacccactttttgatagctctctgaatAGTCGTGTGTGACactccgagatctcttgtatggccCCTAATGGACCTGAGGGGATAAGCCTGGGGTTTTTGTTTTACTCCTCCGAATCCAGTTTGGCCCTTggtcctctccaacgtttcataCTTGCTTACattgtagacggtggtcctagaGTCGCCCAACTGCATGGAATGCGCGATTACAAATTTGTCAatcc is part of the Lepeophtheirus salmonis chromosome 7, UVic_Lsal_1.4, whole genome shotgun sequence genome and harbors:
- the LOC121121549 gene encoding uncharacterized protein isoform X1; the protein is MGRLDRTRTRLRNKLEKKVIEREIQGNVDSFVESASESINRYDYFEAQGCLQKALAINNDHPKVLELSAFLLLEVVSGGEVEKAGEFLNKAIAIQPEVGYEKYFTLAQLSSGKESLDIYSKGIDVLTRLKPDSENIRALSNAYVSIAELYTTDLCDDPNAEKECVKAIKSSVDADGENPEALQMKARFHLIKQEFDEARTAMSASLALWLPAYENVISNNQEAGSVDPVEVCAVPYESRIAAVKLCLELEDFDSATRICDGMVEEDDTVVDTWYLLGWTYQLRSTNDEDYKSNARYYLNKAKVVHSSNPTPDLQMMEHIDELLSELGPEPEEDKEEVNDVESAIDNPENWETSDEEEEDQMDS
- the LOC121121549 gene encoding uncharacterized protein isoform X2, translated to MGRLDRTRTRLRNKLEKKVIEREIQGNVDSFVESASESINRYDYFEAQGCLQKALAINNDHPKVLELSAFLLLEGGEVEKAGEFLNKAIAIQPEVGYEKYFTLAQLSSGKESLDIYSKGIDVLTRLKPDSENIRALSNAYVSIAELYTTDLCDDPNAEKECVKAIKSSVDADGENPEALQMKARFHLIKQEFDEARTAMSASLALWLPAYENVISNNQEAGSVDPVEVCAVPYESRIAAVKLCLELEDFDSATRICDGMVEEDDTVVDTWYLLGWTYQLRSTNDEDYKSNARYYLNKAKVVHSSNPTPDLQMMEHIDELLSELGPEPEEDKEEVNDVESAIDNPENWETSDEEEEDQMDS